The proteins below come from a single Zea mays cultivar B73 chromosome 8, Zm-B73-REFERENCE-NAM-5.0, whole genome shotgun sequence genomic window:
- the LOC100273784 gene encoding uncharacterized protein LOC100273784 has protein sequence MSAGFDKQILAQKLSKLNSSQQTIETLSHWCVFHHRCCQQVVETWDSEFHAAPVERRVSLLYLANDIMQNSRKEGNGYIAEFMRVIPAALNGVLTVRDDFGRNVPKRLADYSIKHACCFASNQHRSMEAENSLTTNV, from the exons ATGAGTGCGGGTTTCGACAAGCAGATATTGGCTCAGAAGCTTTCGAAGCTTAATAGCTCACAGCAGACCATAGAGA CTTTATCACATTGGTGTGTCTTTCATCATCGTTGCTGCCAACAAGTTGTAGAAACATGGGATTCTGAGTTCCATGCAGCTCCTGTAGAGAGGAGGGTATCTTTGCTGTACCTTGCGAATGATATTATGCAGAATAGCAGAAAAGAAGGTAATGGATATATAGCTGAATTCATGAGGGTCATCCCTGCTGCCTTGAATGGAGTGTTGACTGTAAGAGATGATTTTGGGCGGAATGTCCCAAAAAGACTG GCCGACTACAGTATCAAGCATGCTTGTTGTTTTGCTTCAAACCAACACAGAAGCATGGAAGCTGAAAACTCATTGACAACGAATGTATGA